Proteins from one candidate division KSB1 bacterium genomic window:
- a CDS encoding proline iminopeptidase-family hydrolase — MKTFSPAATAFLAAALLLSCTGQQVEQNTYFATTETGVLTGGVKIIPINTPAGTFKVWTKRIGHNPRLKLLLLHGGPGATHEYWECMESFLPKEGIEFIYYDQLGSAYSDQPQDTSLWNTARFVDELEQVRTALGLKQDNFYLLGHSWGGILAMEYALKHQQHLKGLIISNMMASAPKYDAYAEEVLAKKMDPAVLAEVRGIEAKGDFQNPRYMELLLPNFYNQFICRLPLAEWPDPMMRAFNKINHTIYVMMQGPSEFGISGKLEQWDVSAELRKITVPTLVIGARHDTMDPAHMKWMAEQVQNGSFLLCENGSHMCMWDDQQTYMNGLIKFLKAVDRGEKKVAL; from the coding sequence ATGAAAACATTCTCACCGGCCGCCACGGCATTCCTCGCCGCGGCGCTGCTCTTGTCCTGCACCGGCCAACAAGTGGAGCAAAACACCTACTTCGCGACGACGGAAACCGGCGTGCTCACCGGCGGCGTCAAAATCATTCCGATCAACACGCCGGCGGGAACGTTCAAAGTTTGGACGAAACGGATCGGCCACAATCCTCGCCTCAAGCTGTTGCTGCTGCATGGCGGTCCGGGGGCCACGCACGAGTATTGGGAGTGCATGGAAAGCTTTCTGCCCAAAGAGGGAATTGAGTTCATCTATTATGACCAGCTTGGCTCGGCGTATTCGGATCAACCACAGGACACCAGCTTGTGGAATACCGCGCGCTTTGTCGATGAGCTGGAGCAGGTGCGGACGGCACTGGGGCTGAAGCAAGACAATTTTTACCTGCTCGGCCATTCCTGGGGCGGCATTCTGGCGATGGAATATGCGCTGAAACATCAGCAGCATTTGAAGGGGCTGATCATCTCCAACATGATGGCCAGCGCCCCGAAGTATGACGCCTACGCCGAGGAAGTTTTGGCGAAAAAAATGGATCCGGCGGTGCTCGCCGAGGTCAGGGGCATTGAAGCCAAAGGCGATTTTCAAAATCCCCGCTACATGGAATTATTGCTGCCCAATTTTTACAACCAATTCATCTGCCGCCTGCCGCTGGCAGAATGGCCCGATCCGATGATGCGGGCGTTCAACAAGATCAATCACACCATCTACGTGATGATGCAGGGTCCGAGCGAGTTCGGCATTTCCGGCAAGCTCGAGCAGTGGGACGTCAGCGCGGAGCTGCGCAAAATCACGGTGCCAACGCTGGTGATCGGTGCGCGGCATGACACCATGGATCCCGCCCACATGAAATGGATGGCGGAACAAGTGCAGAATGGCAGCTTTCTGCTGTGCGAAAACGGCAGCCACATGTGCATGTGGGACGACCAGCAAACTTACATGAACGGCCTGATCAAATTTCTCAAAGCGGTGGATCGCGGCGAGAAAAAAGTGGCTCTTTAA